TGATCAACCAGATATTCAATAATAGTATCTAGCCGAACTCCGTGTAATGGATTGTTGGGTTGCTCTTTCATAGCGTAAAAGTAAGAAATATAAAAAATTAAAAAGTATTCATCCTTTAACATTTGTTTATTTCAACTTATATTTTTAAAATGTTAAGAGTTTATTAATATTAAACTTTTTTAAGATATTTTAGTTTTATGCACGATTTTTTATGCTGCTAAATCGATAATTAATTTTTTATTGTAAACTTTTTTAAATATATTTATGATTACAAATAAACCTGTTACAGATATCTGGTCTTACAAAGCCACCTATCTTTATGATAAATCAAACTTATGAAAGGAGGTAAACTTTTAGCGCTGTTTACGCATTAGACAGCCTGTTCTGAATTACAATTTCACACAAACTTGGATCTATTTTAACAGCTAAACAGTAGTATCAATAACCTGTTAAATCTAGTTCTAAATGAAAGCACCTAACTATTCCTCCGGATATGGCTATAAGGTCAGTATTCGGAAAAAAAAAGTTTTTTCATGGGGATTTTCCTTATTGTTACTTGCAAATACTTCTTATGCAAGTGATAGGAATCTATCCCTGATGGAATCGTCAACTACATCAAGCCTTTTTGATAAAAATAATCCGCTAAGAATAACTAATTCTTTAATAGGCCAGCAAGAACTCTCCGGACGTATTGTCAATGAACAGGGAGAAGCTGTTGCGGGTGTCACTATTAAAGTCAAAGGGACATCTATAGCCGCATCTACAGATAAAAGCGGTGAATTTCGAATCAATGCGCCTGCAAATGCAACGCTTCTGATTACCGCTGTAGGATATGCGCCTCAGGAAAAGATCATTTCCGGTACCGGAACAATACAGATTGTATTGAAATCGTCTGTCAGTGATCTGGAGGAAGTCGTTGTGGTCGGCTACGGCAAGCAAAGTAAAGCCTTAGTAACAGGAGCTGTATCTCAGATCGGAGGGGAAGTCCTTCAAAACAGATCTATATCGCGTGTCAGTCAGGCATTGCAGGGACAGCTCCCTGGATTGAATGTATTCACCGGAAACAGTGGAGGAGCACCTAATGCTACACAAAGCATTAACGTAAGAGGATTTACCGGATTAGGTACTTCCGGATCTCCGTTGATCGTTATTGACGGTGTACAGGGAGGCGATATCAACACGCTAAATCCCGATGATATAGAGAATATTTCCGTATTAAAGGATGCAGCATCTGCAGCTATCTACGGTTCAAGTGCTCCTTATGGGGTGATTCTTATTACTACAAAACAGGGTAAAAAAGGCAGTAAGCCTGCAATTTCCTATAATAATAATCTGAGCTGGGCGCAACCGATTAATCTTCCTAAGATGTTGAATTCCCTGGACTTTGCCAATTTATATAATGAAGCAGCTTTAAATGGAGGCAGAAGTGCGATTTTCAATCAGGAAACCATAGATCGTATTATCGCTTATCAAAATGGATCTCTGACAACGGAAACTATTGCAAGTACTGCGCCTGGAGCTAATGAATATTACACCTGGAATGCCGGTAATGCCAATAACGATTGGTTTAAAATCTATTTCAAAGATTTAGCTTTTAGTCAACAGCATAATGTCGGTGTCTCCGGTGGCTCCGAAAATACCACATACTATGTAGGATTGGGTTACAATGACCGGGCAGGGATGTATAATTATGGTGTGGACAACTATAAAAGATTCAATGTCCGCACGAATATAACAACCTCGGTTGCCAAGTGGCTGGATTTTAGCTGGAGAGGTAGTTTCTCCAAGGAACTCACGAATACACCTAATACTTACAGTGGGAAGACCGGAGGTAACTATATGCATCAGATTGCCAGAAAATGGCCAACAGTACCGCTATATAATCCTGATGGCAATTTTTCAGAATCCAGTGATGTGCTATTACATCTAGATGGCGGAAGGACAAAATCCACACTGGACAAGGCATTATTAACAGGTGAATTTGTTTTCAAACTGGCACCCGGATGGACTGCCACAACAAACTATACTTTTGATGCGTCTTTTCAGGATGAGAATTCCCATACCAAAACTTTGTATTCTCTCCGTCCTGATGGGTCACAGTTCCAGATCGGAGGAACTTATCCGAATGGTTTGAGCCGGTCTAATTACCGGATACAACATCATATTATTAATGCATTTACCAAATATGAAAAACAACTCGACGATCATTTTTTTAGTGTAATGGGTGGTTTTGTACGTGATTATACAGAGTTTCAAAGATATGGAGCAAGTAACAGCCAGTTGTATTCAGATAATATTCCGTCCTTATCAGGTACTTACGGACCAGCACCCTCTATAAGTGATTTTATCCGAAAAATAGCTTCTGACGGATTTTTCGGACGTGTCAACTACAACTACAAGCAAAAATATCTGTTTGAATTTAACGGGCGCTATGACGGTACTTCCCGTTTCCTTGGAGATGTAAGATGGAAATTCTATCCGGGTGTATCGTTGGGATGGAACCTGGATAAGGAAGCATTTTTTGAACCGCTGCTGCCAGCCGTTTCTGCATTTAAACTTCGGGGTTCGTACGGAGCACTTGGTGATCAGGCATTTTTGGACACAGATCCGAATAATCCTGTCTGGTATCCCTTTTATCCAAATATGGGGACATCCAGTCCTCCAAATACCAACTGGCTTTTCGGAGGTAACCAGCAAGCTTCAGTCACACCTCCTCAGCTTGTTAATCCGGATCTGACCTGGGTCACGACTACTACACTCAACATCGGGGCGGATATGAGCTTTTTACAGAATAAACTGAATGCTTCATTTGACTGGTATATTCGTAAAGCAGATGATTTTGCCGGACCGGCGCAAGCATTACCAGGTACTCTGGGAGCTACTCCGCCGACAGTCAATAATGCCGCTATGGAAACAAGAGGTATGGAACTGAGCCTGAGCTGGAGAGATAAAATTGGAGAAGTAGGTTACGGAGCTCGTCTTTCTCTGAGCGATTATAAAGGTAAGGTGACCAGATATCCGAATCCGACAGGACTTCTCAATACCTGGTATGCAGGGCAGACTATGGGCGAAATATGGGGATATACCACATATGGATTATTCCAGAATCAGGCTGAAATAGATGCTGCTGTTCCGCAGACAAAAATATCTGCCCGGACGTGGAAACCGGGAGATGTACGTTATGTGGATCTGAATGGGAATGGAGAGATAGATTTCGGAAGCAATACGGTTTCTAACCCGGGTGATCGTAGTGTTATCGGAAACAATACGCCACGTTATGCTTTCGGATTTACAGGTGATTTGAACTATAAAAGTTTTGACCTGTCCTTTTTTATTCAGGGTATAGGCAAACGGGATGCATGGATAGGTTCTAACTATTTCTGGGGGATTACAGGTGATGAGTGGCAAAGTTCACCTTTTGATGTGCACATGGACAGATGGAGTGAGCAGAATCCGAATGGTTATTTTCCTAAATTTTACCTGACGGATGAAAATGGAAAAAATACACAGACACAGACAAGATATCTGCAAAATGCAGCTTATCTGCGATTAAAAAATCTGCAGGTAGGATATGCTTTACCAAAAGAGTGGCTTGATAAAATCGGTTTCGGTAAAGCAAGGTTATATTTTGGGGTAGAGAACCTGTTTACAGTGACTAGTCTGATCAAAACAATGGATCCTGAACTCTCTATAAGTGATTCCAAGATTTATCCTTTGCAGCGGACCTATTCGGCGGGTATCAATTTCTCCTTTTAACTTTAAACACATTTGAAATGAAACGTATTCAATTAATAATATGGACTGTTTTGGGATTTACTTTGTTAAGTAGCTGTCAGAAAGATCTTCTGGATCAAACTCCCGAAACCAATATCAGTGACGCTGATTATTGGAAAACTTCAAACGATTTGAAGTTATATGCCAATAACTTTTACAATAATATGCTGCCTAATTATAATGGCTGGGGTAGTATGGGGATCTATAGTCTGGATGCGGATGGCAGTGATAATATGATAGCCGTGAGTTATAATTCGGCATTGAACGGCGAGCGTGTGGTGCCTGGCAGTGAGGGTGGATATGGTGCATATTCGGACTGGAGTCAACTTCGTAATGTTAACTATTTCCTCGCTAATTACTCCCGTGTTCAGGAACCTTTTGACAATATGAAGACCTATGTTGGGGAAGCATTGTTTTTCAGAGCCTATTTTTATTTTTCCAAACTCAAGACCTTTGGTGATTTGCCCTGGCTGAATATGCCGTTAACACCTTCTTCTCCGGAAGTATTTAACGAACGCTTACCAAGGAATGTTGTGGTAGATTCTATTATGAATGATCTGGATAAGGCTGTGAGTTATCTTCCCAGCAAAGGACTTGCGGAGGCATCGCGAATTACCAAAGAAACAGCTATGTTGTTTCAGGCGCGGATAGCCCTTTATGAAGGAACATGGGAACGCTACCAACAAGGGACTCCTTTTGCTGTACAGGGATCTGATGGTAAGAAATATCTGGAAAAGGCAGCAGCTGTTACTACAGCATTACTGGACAATCCGGGAGGCTATGCTTTGACTCCATTCGGGACTGATCCAAATGCTTACTGGAATCTGTTTAATCAGGTAAACTATAGCGCTAACAATGAGATTATGCTTTGGCGTGCTTTTAGTCTTGCTCTTAATCTGGGACACAGGTGGCATCGGTATTCAAATTCAGGTGCCGGCAGAGGGTTGACAAAAGATCTGATAGATGCCTACCTCTGTAAGGACGGTAAACCGATAGCTGTAAGTGCGCTTTACAAAGGTGATGCAACGCTGACAGATGTGGTAACAGATCGGGATCCGCGTCTAGCTCAAACCATCTATGTCAATGACGGCCAGCATATACTGACGAATAACAGACCAAACGGACAGGCTCCCGTAGTATTTCAATATCCGTCCTTTGAGGTTGCAAATGAAAATAAATCAATTACGGGATATCAGCTATATAAAGGACATAATCCGGACTACAATCAACAACAGGATCTAGGTACCACGGGACAGATTATTTTCCGCTTTGCGGAAGCTTATCTCATATATGCAGAGGCAAAAGCGGAATTGGGGCAGCTTACACAGGCTGATCTGGATCGAAGTATTAATTTGCTGAGAAGACGGGTCAATATGCCTGATCTCAATCTTGGAAATATTACTCCAGATCCCAATCAAGAATTTCAAAATATAAGTCCGTTGCTCAATGAGATACGTCGTGAGCGCCGTATTGAGCTTGCTGCAGAGGGATACCGAGCTGATGATTTGTTCAGATGGGCAGCAATGGAAACGAAGCTCGCCGGACGGAAACCCAAAGGTGCAAAACGTGCGCAATGGGAAGTTGCCGGAATTCCGGAAATCACCTCTACCGCAGTCAAAAGTTTACCTGTAGATGCAGAGGGCTATATAGAATATTACCAGAACATAGCCGGATTAAAGAATGGATTCCAATTTAAACTGGATCGTGATTATTTATCTCCGATTCCATTGGATCAGATTACCCTTAATCCTAAAATTAAACAAAATCCAGGTTGGTAGAAAGTTGAATTTTATCAGGCGGAAATTTTTTTCTGCCTGATAATTTCGATATGAAGATCCTGAATTGTGAATTTATTATCCATATTAATAAAAGGAAATTATGAAACTTAAATCGTTACTGGCAGTTGTTTCGCTGCTCATGTTTTGCTCTTTTCAATCCTTCGCTCAGCAGTTTTCTGCAATGCTGCTCGATCCGCTTGAAAAGGTATTGCCGGAGACTGTATATCCCTTTGATACCTTTAAAGAGGTTCATGTAGCTAAAGGAGAATGGGCCAGTGCTCAGGTATTGTTGAGAAGTACTCAAGATATCAAAAATGTTAATATTACTGTTGTTGCAGACGGTCTTTCAACAAAAAGAATCAAGTCCGGACCGGTAGGCTATGTGCATGCTGACAGGCAGTATACGAATGCAGGAATAGATCGCTTGATTTCTTCCTCCGGATATTATCCTGATCCGATTATGGAAGGACAGGCTCTGGATCTGAAAGCGGGAATTGCACAGCCATATTACATTAGCATTCCAATAGATGAGGCTACAAAAACCGGTACATACAAGGTTAAGCTCAGCATGACTGCAGAGGGTAAAAGTGTGGAGAAAGATTTTGATATTCATGTGCATAATGTCACCCTTGGACCGCAGAAATTATGGGTCACCAATTGGTACAGTTTGAGTGCTGACAGGTTAAAGTTGATGAATAACGGGAATAAAGTGGAGCCATATAGCGAAACGTATTGGAAAATAATAAATGTCTTTGCGAATAAGATGTCCGAATATAGTCAGAATGTAGTTTTGATCTCGCCATTAGACCTTGCAAGTTATAAATTGGAAAAAGGAAATTGGAAAATTGACTTCAGACATTTTGATCAGACAGTAGAGATTTTTAAAAAGGCAGGTGTATTGGGACGTATAGAAGGGGGACACATTGGCCAGCGGTCCGGAGATTGGGCAAGCTCCTTTGTCGTCCGTGTACCTGTCCCGGAATCCGATAGTGTAAAATTTGAAAATGTCGCTATTCAGGATCCAAAAGCAAAAGAGTTTTACAAGGCATTCTTTCTCGCATTACAAGAACATTTGCAGAAAAGGGGACTTTCTGCTATTTACTTTCAGCATATTGCGGATGAACCAACAGGAGATAATAAGCAATCATACATTGATATTGCTACTTATGTCAAATCTATCGTTCCTGATTTCAGAATAATGGAGGCCTGTCATAGTAAAGATCTTGCAGAAACAATCGATTTATGGGTGCCGCAGTTGGATTTCCTAAGTAAAGATTTTAGTTTTTATAAAGAACGTCTTAAGAAAGATGATGAAGTATGGTTCTACACTTGTCTGTCACCCCGGGATAATTACGCAAACCGCTTTTTGGATCAGCCTTTGATTAAAACTCGGTTACTGCATTGGATCAATTATAAATATGGGATAGATGGCTATTTGCACTGGGGACTTAACTATTGGAATGATGATCCGTACAGGGAAACAACAGGTATCAATAGTGAAGGTGGCAATATTCTTCCTGCAGGAGACTCCTGGATTGTATATCCTGGATATCACAAGCTATACGGATCAATCCGGCTGGAAGCTATGCGTGACGGCGTTAATGACTATACGTTGCTACAGATGTTGGAGAAAAAGAATCCAGTACTTGCTAAAGAAATCATTGATAATATGGTTTTCAGATTTGATTGGTATGACACCAGCATCAGTCATCTTCGGAAAATGAAAATGAAAATTCTGAAAGGACTGGAAGAGTAAGGTGAAACGTTTGAATAGCTGTCCAAAAAGCTAAGCTATACCGGTTTTTCGGCTATGCATTCCAATATGCGGTTTTGCAGTCCGGAATCTCAATTTGGATGACAGGCAAATTCCTGTATGCTTTTTGGATAGCTTTTTGTTGTTCTGTTTGGAGTGCAGATAGTTTAATATGCTGAGTATACAGTTTATTGAAGGATAGCACTTATCTTTATTAAACTTTTAACTAATCAAATGGAAAACCTGATGTCTCCGGCTAATATCAAGGCTGTGATTTTGTCATTGCTTATTCTGACTTTTACGTATTGGTATTATGCGAATCAGCAACTGACATTCTTGAGTTTTGGGACGGCAGTATTGGGATGGATTGCTGGTATTGTCGTCGTTCTGTTATGTGCAGGTATGGTGAGATTAGCCGCTCATCTGGTTGCATCAGAGATTATTTATCCTCACCTTATATTTCGTTTTTTACAACCTTTTCTGGTTTTGCTATTGCTGTTTTGGTTAGGGTATGGAATATTTTATATCGGCAGCTTTGGCTATTCCTATCAGTTTACCGCATTATTAAAGCATTTTTTACGACTACATCTTCCTTATATAGCAGGTGTCAGTATTATTCTGGCAATTGGGTTGTCGTGGCCCTTTCAGTTGCAAAAGCTGAACGTTAATGTGTTATTTTACAGTAATATAAAGTTTGCATTAGGTGTTGCCGGAGTATTTGTCGTCACTATTTTTTTGCTGTATTGGACTAAACTTATCAAGCAACCTGATCTGGATACAAGATTTATGTTGTACCAAACTTTAGATAATCAGTTTGATCTGGATGGGGTGGAAGTAAAGTTGCTGCTGGATGCAGGGACACAGCATCATGCAAGTGAGCCTTATTTTTTACCGGAAAAAAAAGAGCTTATTATTAACGTTTTAGCCGAGAGTTCAAATAAAAATCCTCCGTTGCATAAAAGCTATAAGGTGGACAAAGAAGGAAAGATTATAGCCAATCTGGATATAGATACGCAATTTTCTGCCGCAGATGGCCCATTTACATTTGAAAACGGATGCATCAGATCAGGAAATAATAAGGAATTGACCACCTGGGTATTGGACGGAAATAAGAATTTTCGCAGTGCTAACAGTCTTTCTGCTCCTAACGAATGGAGTATTAGTATAATAACTCCTGATCAGGATCAACTTAAAACAGATCATTTTTACAAAACATCTAAAATTCAATGCACAAATCAAGATAGTGTAAGATGGAACGGTACACGATACTATTCCGTTGCGTATGGAAGCGATACTGTGCGTTTCAAGATAGACCAAGTATATAGTCATAACAGGGGAGGAGAAGAATGTGCTGAACAGAGAGTTGAATATTTTGTATGCAGAGGCATGAATTTTGATTTGATTCGATTAAACGGGCAGATATACTATACTCTAAAACAAAAAGTTAAGTAATATGAGGATTTTAATTTTATTGTTACTGATATCCCTGACTGCTCAGGCGCAGAAGAAAAATGAGATAGCTGTAGGATATGCAGATACTTATGATAATCTGCCGACGATCAAATTTAAAAAATCGACAAAGGAAGAATATGACTTATGCAAGCCAGCCATAAAGCCGACTTCTTTAGTTTTGAAGGAAGAGAAAGGGAATATGCTATTGCCTACAAAGCAAGGAATCGTCAGATTGCAGAAGTATACGGACAGGGCCAAAGAAGATTTTAAAGGTTATGAGTATTCCGGTTATTTTTCCGGATTAGGGATGTATGTGGTGAATAGTATACATGTAGCTGAGCATATAGGATTCAGTGACAGAATACTCATAGATAGTATAAGCGGATATCAGTATGCTATTGTTTCGATCGGTGATGATGCTGTAGAAGTTCCTGTACCATCTCCTGAAGAAAATTATCTGCTGTATTATTATAATTATATATATGAAAATAACAGCTGCTTTTTGGGGATACTACATGTCAATAAAACAGCTGCTCCGGAAAAACTGTTATCGGAGAAGATGAGCTTTCAGACCAAAGACTGGGCAGTAGAAGAAGTCAGATGGAAAGATGACCATACTATTATCGTGAAAGCGCGTGTTGTCAGTAAGGAAAATAACGCTGATAAAGTTACTTACTTATATTATCTGGCAGAATTAAAATCTTAGCTAAGAAAAATTATGCGAAAGTTCCCGGTTCTCTTAAGTGTTTTATTTTTATTTATATGTGCTTCTGCAAGTACTGTAAACAACTATACACGTTTCACCAGTAAGGGCACATCTGTTAACAATCATTTGATAAATGTCAGTGCGGATACCGTATTGGATTATTATCCTTTTGAGGATAGTTCTTATGTTCTTTCTGTCAGGGTTGCACTTGATCCGGATGCTGAGGATACAGTATTATACATACAAAAACAATCAGATAATAAAACTACCGTATTATGGAAAGAACTTCTTTCTCTGCCTGAATGGATTGAGTTTTGGTCTGAAGATTTCAATGGCGACGGTTTGGAAGACGTGCTTATCTACGGTGGTACCGGAGCACGGGGAGCAAATGAATTATACTATTTGTATATAAAAGATCCGCAGAAACATACTCTGGTGAAAGTCCCCGGATTTGAAGTGATACCAAATGCCCAATATCTCCCTGAATATAATGTTATTCTGAGTTATGCTTATGCCGGGAAAAACTATTTTATCCTTTATAGAATTGACAAAGACAATGTTATTCATCAGTTGGGAGATGCATTTGAGGATGATCCGGAGAGTGATTCGGATGAATTTGAAAAACAAATTAAAACCATTCTGCATGTCACAAAAGAAAAATAAGGGTATTAATGCTTATCTTCTTGTTGCATTGTTATTAGTCGTGATTGTCTGGCTTATGGTCGGAATAAGTAAAGATGATGAGTTCAATGAATATAGTGTTTTCTTAAAGTACCGCCCGACGGTACAGCTGTATTTTGAATCCCCTCTTGGGATGGACGATATGCCTCCGGATTTTCCTGAGAAGCTGAGGATAAAACAAGCCATATATGATGATTTTGTACTTACAAAACATTGGAGTGATCAGGATATTTATACGATAACAGCAGAATTTATACTCCTTTTTACACTTATACTTTTGTACATAGGTGTTCGTAAACAACTAAAAAAATAGAAGTTTCGTCCTTCTCAAACAGTCTGTT
The Sphingobacterium spiritivorum genome window above contains:
- a CDS encoding SusC/RagA family TonB-linked outer membrane protein; protein product: MKAPNYSSGYGYKVSIRKKKVFSWGFSLLLLANTSYASDRNLSLMESSTTSSLFDKNNPLRITNSLIGQQELSGRIVNEQGEAVAGVTIKVKGTSIAASTDKSGEFRINAPANATLLITAVGYAPQEKIISGTGTIQIVLKSSVSDLEEVVVVGYGKQSKALVTGAVSQIGGEVLQNRSISRVSQALQGQLPGLNVFTGNSGGAPNATQSINVRGFTGLGTSGSPLIVIDGVQGGDINTLNPDDIENISVLKDAASAAIYGSSAPYGVILITTKQGKKGSKPAISYNNNLSWAQPINLPKMLNSLDFANLYNEAALNGGRSAIFNQETIDRIIAYQNGSLTTETIASTAPGANEYYTWNAGNANNDWFKIYFKDLAFSQQHNVGVSGGSENTTYYVGLGYNDRAGMYNYGVDNYKRFNVRTNITTSVAKWLDFSWRGSFSKELTNTPNTYSGKTGGNYMHQIARKWPTVPLYNPDGNFSESSDVLLHLDGGRTKSTLDKALLTGEFVFKLAPGWTATTNYTFDASFQDENSHTKTLYSLRPDGSQFQIGGTYPNGLSRSNYRIQHHIINAFTKYEKQLDDHFFSVMGGFVRDYTEFQRYGASNSQLYSDNIPSLSGTYGPAPSISDFIRKIASDGFFGRVNYNYKQKYLFEFNGRYDGTSRFLGDVRWKFYPGVSLGWNLDKEAFFEPLLPAVSAFKLRGSYGALGDQAFLDTDPNNPVWYPFYPNMGTSSPPNTNWLFGGNQQASVTPPQLVNPDLTWVTTTTLNIGADMSFLQNKLNASFDWYIRKADDFAGPAQALPGTLGATPPTVNNAAMETRGMELSLSWRDKIGEVGYGARLSLSDYKGKVTRYPNPTGLLNTWYAGQTMGEIWGYTTYGLFQNQAEIDAAVPQTKISARTWKPGDVRYVDLNGNGEIDFGSNTVSNPGDRSVIGNNTPRYAFGFTGDLNYKSFDLSFFIQGIGKRDAWIGSNYFWGITGDEWQSSPFDVHMDRWSEQNPNGYFPKFYLTDENGKNTQTQTRYLQNAAYLRLKNLQVGYALPKEWLDKIGFGKARLYFGVENLFTVTSLIKTMDPELSISDSKIYPLQRTYSAGINFSF
- a CDS encoding RagB/SusD family nutrient uptake outer membrane protein — protein: MKRIQLIIWTVLGFTLLSSCQKDLLDQTPETNISDADYWKTSNDLKLYANNFYNNMLPNYNGWGSMGIYSLDADGSDNMIAVSYNSALNGERVVPGSEGGYGAYSDWSQLRNVNYFLANYSRVQEPFDNMKTYVGEALFFRAYFYFSKLKTFGDLPWLNMPLTPSSPEVFNERLPRNVVVDSIMNDLDKAVSYLPSKGLAEASRITKETAMLFQARIALYEGTWERYQQGTPFAVQGSDGKKYLEKAAAVTTALLDNPGGYALTPFGTDPNAYWNLFNQVNYSANNEIMLWRAFSLALNLGHRWHRYSNSGAGRGLTKDLIDAYLCKDGKPIAVSALYKGDATLTDVVTDRDPRLAQTIYVNDGQHILTNNRPNGQAPVVFQYPSFEVANENKSITGYQLYKGHNPDYNQQQDLGTTGQIIFRFAEAYLIYAEAKAELGQLTQADLDRSINLLRRRVNMPDLNLGNITPDPNQEFQNISPLLNEIRRERRIELAAEGYRADDLFRWAAMETKLAGRKPKGAKRAQWEVAGIPEITSTAVKSLPVDAEGYIEYYQNIAGLKNGFQFKLDRDYLSPIPLDQITLNPKIKQNPGW
- a CDS encoding DUF4091 domain-containing protein; translation: MKLKSLLAVVSLLMFCSFQSFAQQFSAMLLDPLEKVLPETVYPFDTFKEVHVAKGEWASAQVLLRSTQDIKNVNITVVADGLSTKRIKSGPVGYVHADRQYTNAGIDRLISSSGYYPDPIMEGQALDLKAGIAQPYYISIPIDEATKTGTYKVKLSMTAEGKSVEKDFDIHVHNVTLGPQKLWVTNWYSLSADRLKLMNNGNKVEPYSETYWKIINVFANKMSEYSQNVVLISPLDLASYKLEKGNWKIDFRHFDQTVEIFKKAGVLGRIEGGHIGQRSGDWASSFVVRVPVPESDSVKFENVAIQDPKAKEFYKAFFLALQEHLQKRGLSAIYFQHIADEPTGDNKQSYIDIATYVKSIVPDFRIMEACHSKDLAETIDLWVPQLDFLSKDFSFYKERLKKDDEVWFYTCLSPRDNYANRFLDQPLIKTRLLHWINYKYGIDGYLHWGLNYWNDDPYRETTGINSEGGNILPAGDSWIVYPGYHKLYGSIRLEAMRDGVNDYTLLQMLEKKNPVLAKEIIDNMVFRFDWYDTSISHLRKMKMKILKGLEE
- a CDS encoding XAC2610-related protein, which produces MRKFPVLLSVLFLFICASASTVNNYTRFTSKGTSVNNHLINVSADTVLDYYPFEDSSYVLSVRVALDPDAEDTVLYIQKQSDNKTTVLWKELLSLPEWIEFWSEDFNGDGLEDVLIYGGTGARGANELYYLYIKDPQKHTLVKVPGFEVIPNAQYLPEYNVILSYAYAGKNYFILYRIDKDNVIHQLGDAFEDDPESDSDEFEKQIKTILHVTKEK